The genomic region GTAAGGTTAAAGATTCTGGCTCCAGGTTGGCCAACAGAAAGAATGTAGACACGTACCATAAACCGATGAgtgtttagtttattttccCTTTTGTATGGCTTTATTGACATGCCAAGAATCACTGCGTTCATAAACTGTAAATCACCAAACCACTAAAAATTGACTTGTAATAATGTCCAGTACAAACATTCACCCAGGGTGGGCAATTCAATGTTCTGTAAGTCTTTATTGGCAACCAAACAATATTTCATTCAGCCAACTCATGAGGAACAGATTTATTATGTGAATACACCACATTAAATACAGAGGCTTACACTAGCTATTATGTGGAATCTACTATGTGTGGGTCATTCTCCTGCAAAGCACCACAGACAACGGAGGAAATATACTATCTAGTGAGCACAGGCTTTGCGTGGGTCGGGACTGGTTCTCGTGTGACCATTCCTAAACATAGCACCTCCAATCAGGGCAAACAGAGATGGCTTTTATATAATGCCATGTAGCAGTGATAAGCAGCAGAATGCCATCAGTGCAATGATGGCAGCTGAGTGTAGACGTAACTGTAGAAGCAGTAGTACAGAAGAAGAACAGTAAAGCAAGCTGTGACATAAAGCCATTTGAATCATTTCTTTAACTGTGTGCAGAACAACAGTCTTGTTTATATGCCAGAAGcccaaatgcaaaacaatgtcAACAACACAGAGGGAAATATGGCACAAAACCAATTAGGTCCCAgtaaaaagaatcaaaacatcGTAATGCACATGCCAAACGGAAAAATTAGCTCAGCAGCAACAGGGAAGAATTTCTGTTATTCACACTTACTACCAATGCAAATAATACACATAGTAATCCACAGCATAAGAGCACAAATTGGCAACCAGCACACTTATGAAAAGCATAAGAGCAGAAATGAACAGCCAACTAATTTTAGCAGTGTACGAAAAGAAATTAGCAGCCAACATACAGAATGAATAGCATGAGCAAATACAGTCAGCTGACAAATAACATCATGAGATCATAAATTAGTAGCAGAACATACTCCAAGACATGCCAAAGAGATAGCAGGGTCAACAGAGAGACACCTTGACGTGGCTTAAAGTTAATAGTAATGCTAGTCACTCTATACTTTGaacagtgctttgagctaaatgctaatgttagcaaccAAACACCCTCACAATGTCAAAGTTTATCCTGATGTTTTGCAATATTTACTATGTTCATCTATCTTAGAGTAGAAtgtatgctaacatttgccaTTTAGCACAAAactcaaagtacagctgaggctgatgggactGTAGTTTTGCAGATATTCAAACTAGAGTATTTGAAAAAACTAAATTGTGACACGATGGCGGCATTAGATTAAAAGTCAGGGGCTCACTAAAGTTACCGCATTTTATTCTGTGGGGAACGTGAATATATGTGCCACATTTTAAGGAAATTCATCCAATATCtttcaagacatttcacttagacctaaaaattaaaacatatttaggATACATTGTCTGAGAGCCACAGTCTAAAAGTTAGGAAAACTCAGGGGGGTCGCTGGAGTCACTGCGATACATCCTCTGGGAAACGGAAATGTCTGTGCCAATCCATCTAGTAGGCTTGATCTTGAGATATTTTAGTGGATAAGTGAAGAATTTATTTGGTGCCAGATGAAAAGTcattcaaatgtattttctggGAATCTGTAAGTTACTAAGTGGCAACCCACTGgatgtcaagatatttcactaaaaagcaaaaatgtcaacctcatggtggcacagGACAGAACGTCTGGGGAACACCAAAGTCTGCAGCATTACACATTTAACATGaatgtacaaaatgttatggcaatcaatcaatcagttgTTGGTTGTTGAAGGGAAGCATTGAGGTGCTGCGGCGATCCGAAGTTGTCAGCAAGTGAAAGAAAACGCAAGGCTTCCTGCTTGAAGTGTGCTGTGCGTGTACAGCTGTATGACCAGCGCCGGGGGCTAGCTACGCAAATATacgcattttatttttatcgaTAAAACCTAACGTAACTGAATTGGGCTACAGGAGCGGCAGTATGCAGTAAACGAGTGAGCAGGTGTTGACAGGTTAAATGGACCGCCTTTATACAAAGGGTGCGCTTGATATAGACCATGTTACAGCAGGTGTTAcaggtgtgacaccaaaatgtgtaaCCTATCAGATTGTGTGACCCAAATGGAAAGcaccagaggctttgttgacgatgtgaagcggGGTTTGgatgggtttaggcaccaaaagtacatggttatggttaggaaataatcgtcgtttgggtgtagtcacagaatctgataggtcacagattttggtgtcacacctgTAACACCTGATTCGTCTGCCTGTAGGCTACTAGCTTTCAGACTTTCCTCCATTTTCAAGTTTTTCCGTtcaaaaaggaaaggaaataaatTTCAGGTCCAGGTTCAAGTCCCATTCTCTTTGGTATCGGAACATCTTTGATCCTTTTACAACCATATGTCTGACTCCACCAGATCctcaaaaaaacattgtcaaatGGGGCTGTTTTAAAGTTCCCAGAAAGATTATTTAAAATTGCAAAACTTTTAAGGCACATACGTTATTGAGCagaaataaatgacaaagaagaaTGACCTTTTTCATTAATCTGGAAATGTTGCTAATGTAGGCCCTCTCTCTTTATCTTATAAATCCATGGCCCATAGCTACACAGAGAATGAGCtctgttgtatattttttgttttgttatctgAGCACTATGAAGAGAAACAACAGTTAATTATTTCAGCTTAATACTTTAATTCTGCCATTTCCTTTGGTGGAATTATCCCTGAAAACACAGCCGGTTAATGAACATACTCTTAAATTGAAGACTCCAATTTTAATTGTCTTTACATTACACTGTCTGTGGAATCTGAACCCTAAAATTGATTGATATGCTTGTTTAAACAATGTAATTTTCTTTGACAGTATTCATGAGAGTGTTTTCTTGGAGGAATTTTAAGAGCTGTTTTGAGTTTTCCCCACAAACCCACCAGTCTAGTGGAGAATTGTCGTCACTGCTAACAAATAATCTTCATTGCAGCATACAGTTCATACACTTTCATTACATGTATAAACCTAGttgttgtgtgcatttttgtCATCAAGCGCcatacattttaaacagattACTTCAAGTGTCCATCAGCACCCACATTCATATTGCATCTTTTCCATACAGATTAATCATTCTTTTAGACACCTATTGGtttaatttcactttgaaaaaTAACATTGCTACATAGGAAGTGCAATATCACATAGTTCACCTCGGTCAGTGTCAGTTATTGGCAAATCACTGTTCTTCCATGGTCTTATTTCCTTGATGTTGCATTGTATCTAACACAGGATTTCAAGTCTCACAGGCTTCAGGGACATCAGGCCCACCCAAAGGTCTATGTCAGTCCTTCACAGAGCTCACAGTGTTTCCCTTGAAGCCTCATGTTTCTTAGTAGTAATGCACTCGTCCAATAGTCCCTGTTCCCGACCCCAGGATATCAGGCTGGCCATTCCTCCAGATCTCACGTATGATGCGCTCCCTCTCCTCCAGTCGCTGTGCCCGTTCCAGCTCCTCAGCTGAagtaaacacattcacactAAGTGTCccatctgattggctggtaTGATTACCAACAGCAACTTCTGTGCTTGACACAGGGACAGTTGCATCTACATCGTCCCCATCTTCTTCTTCGTCATCCTCGCTCTCCTCGTCATCCTCACTGTTGTcctttaattgttttttctCAGGTGTGGAGGGGACGATGTTGGTCCTCGTCTTGCAGGAGATGCGAATGACCAAGAGGCAGAGTGTCAGCACCAGGCCGAAACAAACTCCAAGCACAAAGTAAAGGCCAAAGCTCTCTGGGTTTGCTAaggaaataacaaaaatgaacaACATCAGATAAAGTAAAATGTTGTTACTTCAGTTTTTGGATAGAGATAACTAACACCGGAGGACATAGGTACTGTCTGCGACGTGACCTACCTTTGATGTGTGCATATGCAGCTATGCTGTTGCTCAGGAggtccatttctttttttttca from Micropterus dolomieu isolate WLL.071019.BEF.003 ecotype Adirondacks linkage group LG03, ASM2129224v1, whole genome shotgun sequence harbors:
- the eva1ba gene encoding eva-1 homolog Ba codes for the protein MDVKKKEMDLLSNSIAAYAHIKANPESFGLYFVLGVCFGLVLTLCLLVIRISCKTRTNIVPSTPEKKQLKDNSEDDEESEDDEEEDGDDVDATVPVSSTEVAVGNHTSQSDGTLSVNVFTSAEELERAQRLEERERIIREIWRNGQPDILGSGTGTIGRVHYY